A single window of Cololabis saira isolate AMF1-May2022 chromosome 24, fColSai1.1, whole genome shotgun sequence DNA harbors:
- the LOC133425440 gene encoding sodium/hydrogen exchanger 2-like — MSSLSGIRAMSGAFWMFFLLLLLLLCTFGRCEPQESKPPPPTDVQTAKPFDSDFSEPQAFPEGEKASLPVFTMDYARIQVPFEFTLWVLLASFSKIGFHVYNKITIWIPESCLLIAVGLIVGAIMHSVKEEPPAVLDSNVFFLYMLPPIILENGYFMPTRPFFENIGTVVWYAVVGTLWNSIGIGISLFTICQFEVFGLQDVNLQENLLFASIISAVDPVAALNVFDDIGANEQMHIVIFGEGLFNDAVTVVLYSMFAFVADMPKVESTDVFLGVARFFVVGVGGVLYGLLFGFVAAFTSHFTNKVREIEPLFIFMYSYLAYLVAELFAISSVMAIIICAITMKYYVEENVSQRSCTTIRHVVKMLATVSETLIFFFLGVVTITTEHEWNWAYVLFTLLFAFFWRVMGILVLTQIINPFRTIQFSFKDQFSLAYGGLRGAVCFALVFTLPDNINRKNLFVTASIAIIIFTVFIQGISIRPIVDYINIRKTNKDLKSINVAIHSRVMEHTISGVEDLCGQWSHYYWKDKFKKFNDRFLRRILLRDNRAESSIVSLYKKLELQSAFDLLDTRIGDLSAAPSIVSLHDEKLEASRPKKKFLSADVRKMHNILSNNMYKIRHRAMASTSKHKLPDNSQAREILIRRHASIRRSLRPESFRDQPEQNISRSQKYFSLQPGGNLAAALPLRRRSHAGPEMDRFQSSGVSPRSSSRSIASTSRLNTIKEARSPEGPPALGHPSSALWRRSWHRTREEQDSSGDAVGREELVDPPLQPPPPGWAPENREQEAGDLLLRPSSQRSGDSARL, encoded by the exons ATGTCTTCTTTGTCAGGAATCAGGGCTATGAGTGGAGCTTTTTGgatgttttttcttctcctcctcctcctcctctgcactTTTGGGAGATGCGAGCCTCAAGAATCCAAACCTCCGCCACCTACCGACGTCCAAACTGCCAAACCCTTTGACAGTGATTTCAGTGAGCCGCAGGCCTTCCCTGAGGGGGAGAAGGCCAGTCTCCCCGTGTTCACCATGGACTACGCTCGGATCCAGGTCCCCTTTGAGTTCACGCTCTGGGTACTGCTGGCCTCCTTCTCCAAGATCG GTTTCCACGTTTACAATAAGATAACCATCTGGATCCCGGAGTCCTGCCTCCTGATCGCCGTGGGCCTCATCGTCGGGGCCATCATGCACTCGGTGAAGGAGGAGCCCCCCGCCGTGCTCGACTCCAACGTCTTCTTCCTCTACATGCTCCCGCCCATCATCCTGGAGAACGGCTACTTCATGCCCACCAGGCCGTTCTTCGAGAACATCGGCACGGTGGTGTGGTACGCCGTGGTGGGAACGCTGTGGAACAGCATCGGCATCGGCATCTCCCTCTTCACCATCTGCCAGTTTGAAGTGTTTGGACTCCAGGACGTCAacctgcag GAAAACCTGCTCTTCGCCTCCATCATCTCTGCCGTGGACCCCGTCGCTGCTCTCAACGTGTTCGACGACATCGGGGCCAACGAGCAGATGCACATCGTGATATTTGGGGAGGGACTGTTCAACGATGCCGTGACGGTG GTCCTCTACAGCATGTTTGCCTTCGTGGCCGACATGCCGAAGGTGGAATCCACCGACGTGTTCCTGGGAGTGGCCCGGTTCTTCGTGGTGGGGGTCGGCGGCGTCTTGTACGGCCTCCTGTTCGGATTCGTGGCGGCGTTCACCTCGCACTTCACCAACAAGGTCCGGGAGATCGAGCCCCTCTTCATCTTCATGTACAGCTACCTGGCATACCTGGTGGCCGAGCTGTTCGCCATCTCCAGCGTCATGGC GATCATAATATGTGCCATAACCATGAAGTACTACGTGGAGGAGAACGTATCCCAGCGGTCCTGCACCACTATCCGTCATGTGGTCAAGATGCTGGCCACCGTCTCCGAAACCCTCATCTTCTTCTTTCTGGGCGTGGTTACCATAACGACGGAACACGAGTGGAACTGGGCGTACGTCCTGTTCACGCTGCTGTTTGCCTTCTTCTGGAGAGTGATGG GAATCCTGGTGCTGACCCAGATCATCAACCCCTTCCGGACCATCCAGTTCAGTTTCAAGGACCAGTTCAGTCTGGCCTACGGAGGCCTGCGAGGGGCGGTCTGCTTCGCCCTGGTCTTCACGCTCCCGGACAACATCAACAGGAAGAACCTGTTTGTCACGGCTtccatcgccatcatcatcttcaccGTGTTCATCCAG GGCATCAGCATCCGGCCCATCGTGGATTATATCAACATCAGGAAGACCAACAAAGATCTCAAGAGCATCAACGTGGCCATTCACAGCAGG GTGATGGAGCACACCATCAGTGGGGTTGAGGACCTGTGTGGACAGTGGAGTCACTACTACTGGAAAGACAA ATTCAAAAAGTTCAACGACCGCTTTCTGAGGCGAATCCTGCTCAGAGACAACCGAGCAGAGTCCAGCATCGTGTCTCTGTACAAGAAGCTGGAGCTGCAGAGTGCATTCGACTTGCTGGACACGCGGATCGGAGACCTCAGCGCAGCGCCGTCTATCGTTTCTCTGCA TGATGAGAAACTGGAGGCGTCTCGACCGAAGAAGAAGTTTCTGTCTGCCGACGTGAGAAAGATGCACAACATCCTGTCCAACAACATGTACAAGATCCGACACAGG GCGATGGCGTCCACCAGCAAACACAAGCTGCCTGACAACAGCCAGGCCAGAGAGATTCTGATTCGCCGCCACGCGAGCATCAGGAGAAGCCTTCGTCCTGAAAGTTTCCGCGATCAA CCGGAGCAGAACATCTCCAGATCTCAGAAGTACTTCTCCCTCCAACCCGGAGGAAATCTGGCTGCTGCTCTTCCCCTCAGACGACGGAGTCATG CTGGTCCGGAAATGGATCGGTTCCAGTCCTCCGGTGTGTCTCCACGTTCCTCCTCCCGCTCCATCGCCTCCACCAGCCGGCTGAACACCATCAAGGAAGCGAGGAGTCCAGAGGGGCCGCCTGCTCTTGGACATCCATCCTCTGCACTCTGGAGACGGAGCTGGCATCGGACACGTGAGGAGCAGGACAGCAGCGGAGATGCTGTGGGACGGGAGGAACTGGTGGATCCTCCGCTGCAACCACCTCCTCCAGGCTGGGCCCCGGAAAACAGGGAGCAGGAGGCGGGAGACCTGCTGCTCCGACCGTCTTCCCAGCGGTCTGGAGACTCGGCCAGGTTGTGA